The following are encoded in a window of Telmatobacter sp. DSM 110680 genomic DNA:
- a CDS encoding O-antigen ligase family protein, whose translation MPDQSMTVPRSSTPLMPSLVGFYFAARLCITFLLFQSDPKMGAYVNFALHFALLLAVMLYSFGPGTNSLTQVLDARPLRWALAFLTMGLCSLAWSATISKPIAFAYWCELAAETVMILLVLRVGDLKTQAESVMKGYVLGAIVIAAVEWLSPTMYDLRPGDDDYFSPNAIGFTCAFAVFLIQIFGRSSFPWRMVAALLAISLLRSLSKTTIIAFVAAQALQLLLDRSQSWRAKLLLLVPPLVVTWTFQGLIVNYYEVYTHLGNQSETLSGRIGIWAFVLTRSLQQPWVGHGFHSFRNVIPPFGSFEAWHAHNELLQQFYAYGAAGVVLLGGIYGSLFKQFRKASPLSLRVQLMALMLFILIRGLADTENFDLSLPIWYIALISIFLVHQRAPGFARNANLESRHLISTGMTEEYTS comes from the coding sequence ATGCCTGACCAATCGATGACGGTGCCTCGCTCTTCAACGCCTTTGATGCCTTCACTCGTGGGTTTTTACTTTGCAGCCCGGCTTTGTATCACTTTTTTGCTGTTCCAATCAGACCCCAAGATGGGCGCATACGTAAATTTCGCGCTGCACTTCGCACTCTTGCTTGCTGTGATGCTCTACTCGTTCGGGCCAGGCACCAATTCTTTGACCCAAGTGCTTGATGCGCGGCCTCTACGATGGGCACTCGCCTTTCTCACGATGGGACTATGCAGCCTCGCATGGAGCGCCACAATCTCAAAGCCCATCGCGTTTGCGTACTGGTGCGAGCTTGCCGCGGAAACAGTAATGATTCTTTTGGTGCTGCGGGTGGGCGACCTGAAAACACAAGCCGAGTCCGTGATGAAGGGGTATGTTCTGGGGGCGATTGTGATTGCCGCCGTGGAATGGCTTTCACCCACCATGTACGATCTTCGCCCTGGCGACGACGACTACTTCAGCCCCAACGCAATCGGATTCACATGCGCATTCGCAGTCTTTTTGATTCAGATCTTTGGTCGCTCCTCGTTCCCATGGCGGATGGTGGCAGCTCTTCTTGCCATCAGCCTCCTTCGTAGTTTGAGCAAGACGACCATCATTGCCTTTGTAGCGGCGCAGGCTCTACAACTCCTGCTGGATCGTTCCCAGAGCTGGCGCGCCAAGCTACTGCTCCTAGTTCCTCCCCTTGTCGTGACGTGGACGTTCCAGGGATTGATCGTGAACTACTACGAGGTCTATACCCATCTCGGCAATCAATCCGAGACGCTGTCAGGTCGCATCGGGATCTGGGCCTTTGTACTGACAAGATCCCTCCAGCAACCATGGGTCGGACACGGATTTCACTCCTTTCGCAATGTCATACCACCCTTCGGAAGTTTTGAGGCGTGGCATGCGCATAACGAACTGTTGCAACAGTTCTACGCATATGGCGCCGCAGGGGTGGTTTTGCTCGGCGGCATCTACGGAAGCCTGTTTAAACAGTTCCGCAAGGCAAGCCCGCTATCTCTCCGAGTTCAGCTGATGGCCTTGATGCTTTTCATTTTGATTCGGGGTTTAGCGGATACAGAGAATTTCGATCTTTCTCTTCCGATCTGGTATATCGCGCTTATAAGCATATTTCTGGTCCATCAACGAGCGCCCGGGTTCGCGAGGAACGCGAATTTAGAATCTCGCCATTTGATCTCAACTGGCATGACGGAGGAATACACCTCGTGA